One segment of Phragmites australis chromosome 13, lpPhrAust1.1, whole genome shotgun sequence DNA contains the following:
- the LOC133889269 gene encoding uncharacterized protein LOC133889269, protein MAFLLPKLTTPSCKSPPSPLLKTQLALPGHGGGKIHGSGSGAAQVASPGHLSLLLLLSASQQAAIPAAKSTATKNRSKGGGNPQRSDFYLNLGTAVRTLRDDLPAVFVREPNYDIYREDITFVDPLNTFHGIDNYKTIFWALRFHGRLLFHEIGLDISRIWQLTENSIVVRWELWGTPRVPWESYGCFSGTSRYKVDRNGKIYEHKVDNLALDFPRSVAKVGSIADMVVATCPPSPNLTFWDLVGTGDGCSWTKLYEAVVEAVEREGHSSTGIGIEGLVTCS, encoded by the exons ATGGCGTTCCTCCTCCCTAAGCTCACCACGCCGTCCTGCAAGTCGCCCCCGAGCCCCCTGCTCAAGACGCAGCTCGCCCTGCCGGGCCATGGCGGCGGCAAGATCCACGGCTCGGGCTCCGGCGCGGCGCAGGTGGCGTCCCCGGGCCACCTCagcctcctgctcctgctcagCGCCTCGCAGCAGGCCGCCATCCCCGCAGCCAAGTCCACGGCGACCAAGAACCGGAGCAAGGGCGGCGGAAACCCGCAAAGGTCGGACTTTTACCTCAACCTCGGGACGGCGGTGCGCACGCTGCGGGACGACCTGCCCGCCGTCTTCGTCCGGGAACCCAACTACGATATCTACCG TGAAGACATCACATTTGTCGACCCACTGAACACATTCCATGGGATCGACAACTACAAGACAATATTCTGGGCACTTAGATTCCACGGGCGTCTACTGTTCCACGAGATTGGGCTTGACATATCACGCATTTGGCAACTGACAGAGAACTCAATAGTTGTCCGGTGGGAGCTGTGGGGCACCCCACGTGTCCCGTGGGAATCATATGGCTGCTTCAGTGGCACGTCGAGGTACAAAGTTGACAGGAATGGAAAAATCTATGAACATAAAGTCGACAACTTGGCATTGGACTTCCCGCGATCTGTAGCGAAAGTGGGCAGCATTGCTGACATGGTAGTCGCCACATGCCCGCCAAGCCCGAATTTGACATTTTGGGACTTGGTTGGGACAGGTGATGGGTGCTCATGGACAAAGCTTTACGAAGCGGTGGTGGAAGCTGTGGAGCGAGAAGGCCATAGTTCCACTGGCATTGGCATTGAAGGTCTAGTAACTTGTTCATAG
- the LOC133889744 gene encoding polygalacturonase QRT3-like, which produces MEPAGRRGRGGGILPLLGALLLALAGGASSWPHDGAVGVGAVAGGPGRVVGGERRYGDLALRRMESVRSSFGARRDLATASAAARVYHVTDYGADPTGGADATAAINKAIADAFSPPSNGTMTGGIPDLGGAEVHLDGGTYLIKGPLTLPASGGGNFKIHSGSLRASDDFPTDRYLIELSAKGGGRSYDYEYATLRDLMLDCNYRGGGVTVVNSLRVGIDNCYVVHFQSDGIAVHGGHETFIRNSFLGQHMTAGSDPGERGFTGTGIRLDGNDNSVSDVVIFSAETGIMVTAPANTISGVHCYNKATGFGGTGIYLKIPGLTQAWISNCYMDYTSIVAEDPVLLHVSGSFFLGDANVVLKAVNGVAKGVQVVGNLFSGRDKGIDIVQLDGKFATVEQVYVQQNSATGMTVKSTSARGSMDGNGTSWTVDFSPVLLFPDRIGHVQYSLVAGDAFPGHTLRNVSGNQVVVATDKAVSATVHVLVDQNSN; this is translated from the exons ATGGAGCCTGCAGGAAGGAGGGGAAGAGGTGGGGGCATCCTGCCGCTCCTCGGGGCTCTGCTGCTTGCATTGGCCGGCGGTGCAAGTTCGTGGCCTCACGACGGCGCCGTTGGTGTCGGTGCCGTCGCCGGCGGTCCCGGTAGAGTggtcggcggcgagcggcggtaCGGGGATCTCGCGCTGAGGAGGATGGAGAGCGTCAGATCTTCATTCGGGGCAAGAAGAGATTTAGCAACG GCTTCGGCGGCCGCGCGGGTGTACCACGTGACGGACTACGGGGCCGACCCGACCGGCGGCGCCGACGCGACGGCGGCGATCAATAAGGCCATCGCCGACGCGTTCAGCCCGCCGTCCAACGGCACCATGACCGGCGGCATCCCCGACCTCGGCGGCGCTGAGGTGCACCTCGACGGCGGCACGTACCTCATCAAGGGGCCCCTCACGCTGCcggcctccggcggcggcaacTTCAAG ATTCACAGCGGGTCGTTGCGGGCGTCGGACGACTTCCCGACGGACCGGTACCTGATCGAGCTGTCGGCGAAGGGCGGCGGCCGGAGCTACGACTACGAGTACGCGACGCTGCGGGACCTGATGCTGGACTGCAATtaccgcggcggcggcgtcacGGTGGTGAACTCGCTCCGGGTCGGCATCGACAACTGCTACGTCGTGCACTTCCAGTCCGACGGCATCGCTGTGCACGGCGGGCACGAGACCTTCATCCGGAACAGCTTCCTCGGCCAGCACATGACCGCCGGCAGCGACCCCGGCGAGAGGGGCTTCACGGGCACGGGCATCCGGTTGGACGGTAACGACAACTCCGTGTCCGACGTCGTCATCTTCTCCGCGGAGACCGGGATCATGGTCACCGCGCCGGCCAACACCATCTCCGGCGTGCACTGCTACAACAAGGCCACCGGGTTCGGCGGCACCGGCATCTACCTCAAGATCCCGGGCCTGACGCAGGCGTGGATCAGCAACTGCTACATGGACTACACCAGCATCGTCGCCGAGGACCCCGTGCTGCTGCACGTGTCGGGTTCCTTCTTCCTCGGCGATGCCAACGTCGTTCTCAAGGCCGTCAACGGCGTCGCCAAGGGCGTGCAGGTCGTCGGCAACCTCTTCAGCGGCCGGGACAAGGGCATCGACATCGTGCAGCTCGACGGCAAGTTCGCGACTGTGGAGCAGGTGTACGTGCAGCAGAACTCGGCCACCGGCATGACGGTGAAGTCGACGTCGGCTCGCGGGTCGATGGACGGCAACGGGACCTCGTGGACGGTGGACTTCTCGCCAGTGCTGCTGTTCCCGGACCGCATCGGGCACGTGCAGTACTCGCTGGTCGCCGGCGACGCGTTCCCGGGGCACACGCTCCGGAACGTGTCCGGCAACCAGGTCGTCGTCGCCACGGACAAGGCCGTGTCTGCCACGGTCCACGTGCTGGTAGACCAGAACAGCAACTGA